Proteins co-encoded in one Synechococcus elongatus PCC 6301 genomic window:
- a CDS encoding gamma-glutamylcyclotransferase yields the protein MASAPWVFAYGSLIWRPDFAWQDRQPAVLRGWKRRFWQLSTDHRGTPSQPGRVVTLVPDAQAECVGVAFQLMGDVGAILTALDYREKDGYDRQELVIELQDQRQVTAIVYVAQAQNPRFAGPTPVPAIADQVRRSYGPSGSNAEYVLRLDQALTALGWEDPHVRAIANLVAA from the coding sequence ATGGCAAGCGCACCTTGGGTTTTTGCCTATGGCTCACTGATCTGGCGACCTGATTTTGCTTGGCAGGATCGCCAGCCTGCGGTGCTTCGCGGTTGGAAGCGGCGCTTTTGGCAACTGTCTACAGATCACCGCGGTACGCCCAGCCAACCTGGACGGGTTGTGACCTTGGTTCCAGATGCACAAGCGGAATGCGTAGGAGTAGCGTTTCAGCTCATGGGTGACGTGGGTGCTATCCTCACGGCGCTCGACTATCGCGAGAAAGATGGTTATGACCGTCAAGAACTGGTGATTGAACTGCAGGATCAACGACAGGTCACAGCGATCGTCTACGTTGCGCAAGCTCAGAATCCGCGCTTTGCTGGCCCAACCCCTGTCCCTGCGATCGCTGATCAAGTGCGACGCAGCTATGGCCCTAGTGGCAGTAACGCCGAGTATGTACTGCGACTCGACCAAGCGCTAACAGCTTTGGGCTGGGAAGACCCCCATGTGCGAGCGATCGCCAATCTTGTGGCAGCCTGA
- a CDS encoding peptidase domain-containing ABC transporter yields the protein MKYACIRQQSEEDCGAACIATVAKYYGRHFALNRVREIVGTGSQGTSLLGLRRGAESLGFNARQVRASLELIDHLKEAPLPAIIHWKGYHWVILYGQRGKQYIIADPGLGIRYINRHELLTSWSNGVMLLLQPDSEKFYSQENDKNDSWIRIIRRVWNFKTLLIQVVIINIVIGILALSMPLMMQFLTDDVLIRKDTHLLFTVAIAVIAMNFFRNIINLVQSHLVGYFGQKLQLDLILEYGHRLLHLPMAYFDNHRSGEVISRIGDIRRINDLVSKIVLGLPSQFFIALISLFIMLRYSSILTAAAIAAFFVVTLFNLIFLPFLRQKNKQLIAESSENQGFLVETFRGAVLLKTTQAIHQAWEEYQQNFGRLSFLSWGALKLDIYAGTTTDFLSTITNVSILWLGSSLVIDGTLSIGQLLAFSGFSGNLLGFLSGTVALADEFLISQVVIQRLSEVLSSTPEDTISSHKPWIQIPDDTNIICKNVTFHHPGRVDLLRNFDLTIPGGLVTALIGQSGCGKSTLAKLISGLYHLDSGNIQFGIYNQQDIALDCLRQQVVLVPQDAHFWSRSIVENFKFSHPNTSFENIVKACRITMADEFINELPDKYQTVLGEFGANLSGGQRQRLALARAIINNPPVLILDESTSALDPVMESQILDSLLAFRRGKTTIIISHRPRVIQRSDWIAFLEKGELKAQGRPNDLKSLVGDHLKFIAP from the coding sequence GTGAAATATGCATGTATTCGGCAACAAAGTGAAGAGGACTGTGGAGCGGCCTGCATCGCAACAGTTGCAAAATACTATGGCCGTCACTTTGCACTCAATCGAGTACGGGAAATTGTCGGCACAGGTTCGCAGGGAACTTCTCTGTTAGGACTTCGTAGGGGTGCTGAATCTTTAGGATTCAATGCTCGTCAGGTAAGGGCTTCGTTGGAACTCATTGATCATTTAAAAGAAGCACCACTTCCAGCAATCATCCACTGGAAGGGTTATCACTGGGTGATTTTATATGGCCAAAGGGGAAAGCAATATATCATTGCAGACCCAGGGCTTGGCATACGCTACATCAATCGACATGAGTTATTAACTAGCTGGAGTAATGGCGTTATGCTGCTACTTCAGCCAGATAGTGAGAAATTTTACAGTCAAGAAAATGATAAGAATGATAGCTGGATTCGCATTATTCGACGGGTTTGGAACTTTAAAACACTCCTGATTCAAGTTGTCATCATTAATATTGTGATTGGTATTTTGGCACTATCAATGCCACTCATGATGCAGTTTTTAACAGATGATGTCTTGATTAGAAAGGATACACATCTCCTATTCACAGTTGCGATCGCAGTAATTGCGATGAATTTTTTTAGGAATATTATCAATCTAGTTCAATCTCATCTAGTTGGATATTTTGGCCAAAAGCTACAGCTAGATCTCATTTTGGAGTATGGTCATCGACTTCTCCATTTACCCATGGCTTATTTTGATAATCATCGCAGTGGAGAAGTGATTAGTCGAATTGGTGATATTCGGCGAATCAATGATCTAGTCTCAAAAATTGTACTTGGCCTGCCCAGCCAGTTCTTTATTGCCTTGATATCTCTATTCATCATGCTTCGTTACAGCTCAATTTTGACAGCTGCAGCGATTGCCGCATTTTTTGTCGTGACTCTTTTTAATTTAATTTTTCTTCCTTTTTTACGACAAAAAAATAAGCAGCTAATTGCTGAATCGTCCGAGAATCAAGGCTTCCTTGTTGAAACTTTTCGTGGAGCTGTCTTGCTGAAGACAACTCAAGCGATCCATCAAGCATGGGAAGAGTATCAGCAAAACTTTGGCCGACTTTCTTTTTTATCTTGGGGAGCACTCAAGCTAGATATTTATGCCGGAACTACAACCGATTTTCTATCAACTATAACTAATGTTAGTATTCTCTGGCTAGGCAGTAGCTTGGTCATTGATGGCACGCTAAGTATTGGCCAACTGCTAGCCTTTAGTGGCTTTAGTGGTAACTTATTAGGCTTTTTATCTGGAACAGTTGCACTTGCTGACGAATTTTTAATTTCGCAGGTTGTCATTCAACGTTTATCAGAAGTTTTAAGTTCAACCCCAGAGGATACTATCTCCTCTCATAAGCCTTGGATTCAAATTCCTGATGATACTAACATCATCTGCAAGAATGTTACTTTCCACCATCCAGGTCGTGTTGATCTACTGAGGAATTTTGATCTAACAATTCCAGGGGGCCTAGTCACTGCTCTAATTGGGCAATCTGGTTGTGGTAAAAGTACTCTTGCCAAGCTGATTTCTGGCCTCTATCATCTTGACTCTGGAAACATTCAATTTGGCATTTATAACCAACAAGACATTGCTTTAGATTGCTTACGTCAACAGGTTGTTTTGGTTCCTCAAGATGCTCATTTCTGGAGTCGTTCTATTGTCGAAAATTTCAAATTTTCTCATCCCAATACATCATTTGAAAATATAGTTAAAGCTTGTCGAATCACAATGGCAGATGAATTTATCAATGAACTTCCTGACAAATATCAAACCGTATTAGGTGAATTTGGGGCTAATTTATCGGGGGGGCAGAGGCAAAGGCTTGCCTTGGCAAGAGCGATTATCAATAATCCACCTGTCTTGATCCTTGACGAGTCTACTAGCGCTCTTGATCCCGTCATGGAAAGTCAGATCCTTGATAGCCTACTAGCATTTAGAAGAGGTAAAACGACAATTATTATCAGCCACCGGCCACGAGTAATTCAACGTTCTGATTGGATTGCATTCCTTGAGAAGGGAGAATTAAAAGCTCAAGGACGTCCAAATGACCTGAAATCACTTGTTGGTGATCATCTTAAGTTTATTGCCCCTTAA
- a CDS encoding HlyD family efflux transporter periplasmic adaptor subunit, with the protein MNVSDQLINCYLEIERNYLNGHLEAAEELSDQLVKQQPQNPHLRLLRGHIYYSLGELKKARYEYELTRGLTADEDLIEQSLNGLERCDSLHPDRAASSSDATIIFPRHAVIAASSLEQSFLKNRVEEETRDYQLTTQNADEPSLSSFSTPTSDTASVIQVVSDDEIPEDLHLLQADEFLPPVNHWFQIAGISLVLGFIGTIILTSFLKYKVVVKAPALIRPIGETRLVQAAVEGKVRQIAVRSNQEVQQGDPIIVIDDSQQITKRDQLIDSIAKNQLKLQQIESQKAAIAEEMLAESNKVARGIDVNQADIQTAEANLALAADEYSRYQTLSNAGAIADLLVQEKLASFRVAQANLSRARELTAQTEEQGLATQARLRQMQDQLAQQESETLQQIKVEQKELQQMNINLANTVVRAPISGIIQSINLRNPDQVVGVGQEVARIFPTQSGLTIKALVPSQNILPVALGQRVQLRIAACPYPDFGTLDGKVQAIAPDSGGSSSSAAQTNEPVAANSQAYEVTIKPEDRSLTDGQRVCKIRPGMDAEADIITNEETVLKFMLRKARLLWR; encoded by the coding sequence ATGAACGTCAGCGATCAATTAATTAACTGCTATCTAGAAATTGAGAGAAACTACTTAAATGGTCATTTGGAAGCAGCAGAAGAATTATCAGATCAGCTAGTCAAACAACAACCCCAAAATCCTCATTTAAGACTTCTGAGAGGTCACATATACTATAGCCTTGGTGAATTAAAAAAGGCCCGATATGAATATGAGTTGACTAGGGGGTTGACTGCCGATGAAGATTTGATTGAACAGTCACTTAACGGCTTAGAGCGATGCGATAGTCTTCATCCTGACAGAGCTGCTAGCTCAAGCGATGCAACCATTATTTTTCCCCGTCATGCAGTCATTGCTGCTTCCAGTCTTGAGCAGTCTTTCTTAAAGAACCGGGTTGAGGAGGAGACTAGGGATTATCAGCTGACAACTCAAAATGCTGATGAACCGTCTTTGTCTAGTTTTTCTACTCCTACTTCTGATACTGCCAGTGTAATTCAAGTGGTCAGTGATGATGAGATTCCAGAAGATTTACATCTCTTGCAGGCTGATGAGTTTCTTCCCCCTGTTAACCATTGGTTTCAAATTGCAGGTATCAGCTTAGTTCTGGGATTCATTGGGACAATTATTCTTACTTCATTTCTTAAGTATAAAGTCGTTGTTAAGGCACCTGCTCTAATTCGTCCGATTGGGGAAACACGGCTAGTTCAAGCCGCTGTTGAAGGTAAAGTCCGTCAGATTGCTGTTCGTTCTAACCAAGAAGTCCAGCAAGGTGATCCAATTATTGTTATTGATGACTCGCAGCAAATTACCAAGCGAGACCAACTGATTGACAGTATTGCTAAAAATCAACTTAAACTTCAGCAGATTGAGTCTCAAAAAGCTGCGATCGCAGAGGAAATGCTAGCTGAATCCAATAAAGTAGCGCGGGGCATTGATGTGAATCAAGCTGATATTCAAACGGCAGAGGCTAACTTGGCGCTCGCAGCAGATGAATATTCTCGCTATCAAACTCTCTCTAATGCTGGGGCGATCGCTGATCTCTTAGTGCAAGAGAAGCTAGCCAGTTTTCGGGTAGCACAAGCCAATTTGAGCCGCGCGCGCGAGCTAACAGCTCAGACTGAGGAACAGGGTTTAGCCACCCAAGCAAGACTCCGACAGATGCAAGACCAGCTAGCTCAACAAGAATCGGAAACGCTACAACAGATCAAAGTGGAGCAAAAAGAACTCCAACAAATGAATATCAACCTAGCAAATACTGTTGTTCGTGCCCCAATTTCTGGGATTATTCAGTCCATTAACCTGCGCAATCCTGATCAAGTAGTCGGCGTTGGCCAGGAAGTTGCCCGCATTTTTCCAACTCAGAGTGGCTTGACGATTAAAGCATTGGTTCCTTCACAGAACATTTTGCCCGTCGCACTAGGACAACGTGTGCAACTCCGGATTGCCGCCTGCCCCTATCCGGACTTTGGCACCCTTGATGGCAAAGTCCAGGCGATCGCACCCGATTCCGGCGGTTCATCTAGTTCGGCAGCACAGACCAATGAACCCGTTGCCGCGAATAGTCAAGCCTATGAAGTGACGATCAAGCCTGAAGATCGTTCTCTAACTGATGGTCAACGGGTTTGTAAAATCCGTCCTGGGATGGATGCCGAAGCCGACATTATTACCAATGAAGAGACGGTACTCAAATTTATGCTGAGGAAGGCTCGTTTGCTATGGCGATAA
- a CDS encoding ferredoxin-thioredoxin reductase variable chain: MNVGDRVRVKESVVVYHHPDHRNQAFDLKDAEGEIAAILTEWNGKPISANFPYLVSFSNKFRAHLRDFELEVI; encoded by the coding sequence ATGAACGTTGGCGATCGCGTGCGAGTCAAAGAATCAGTGGTGGTGTATCACCATCCTGATCATCGAAATCAAGCCTTTGACTTAAAAGACGCGGAAGGCGAAATTGCAGCGATTCTAACTGAGTGGAATGGTAAGCCCATTAGTGCAAACTTTCCCTATCTCGTGAGCTTTTCCAATAAGTTTCGTGCACATTTACGTGACTTCGAGCTAGAGGTCATCTAA
- a CDS encoding PP2C family protein-serine/threonine phosphatase, whose product MTQNFLAEHYTLPRQVEPLANRFLWVSGAAAAQVPPGTRVSDRYQVVAPQIWFDLDPDRPPQLPEHLPESLQPYLWLFEHQRHLPTLYALVPLEDGETAILLERVPLNREGHLWPSLVNALKTASTALQIHWIEQILLLWEPLICQGVASSVLKLMNIRVCAGELRLLELLDDHENPLGIANPQETEPASLRRLGQVLKSLLPLLHPEAAAAIAPMVQRLQTPEADLAESQAILRQAWQHYSQQQSLTVEAIALTDPGWRGGDNEDSCYPLATDLAESPQPDWIAVCDGLGGHVGGEVASQTAIAGLKLQVPQLLEHRQAPERPVESLAEQLRISLRIINDLIASRNQQDAEVLARMGTTLVLALKTPGPQPELTIAHIGDSRAYWLTPHLTERLTLDHDVATQTVTQGFLAYRSALRLTQGAALSQAMGVMASTGLQIPVQSFRVLEPGILLLCSDGLSDYGLVETLGHVDVGAVLRGELSLADWGQRWIDRARQLTGHDNISVAAFCCQLTEVAPSLISPVVSPPLELPLATATVQEPKPADTVVAPEIVDRAVEPSFNLSWRTWLGAIALAMLLGAGIGLIVPAPTQPTPNLGVPVGPSDR is encoded by the coding sequence ATGACCCAGAATTTTCTCGCAGAGCACTATACGTTGCCGCGTCAAGTTGAGCCACTTGCCAATCGGTTTCTTTGGGTCAGTGGAGCCGCTGCAGCACAGGTGCCCCCAGGAACGAGGGTGAGCGATCGCTATCAAGTTGTAGCGCCCCAAATTTGGTTTGATCTGGATCCTGATCGCCCGCCTCAGCTCCCAGAGCATCTACCGGAATCTCTGCAACCCTACCTCTGGCTGTTTGAGCACCAGCGGCACCTACCCACTCTCTATGCGCTGGTGCCCTTAGAGGATGGTGAAACAGCAATTCTGCTCGAGCGCGTTCCCCTCAATCGCGAAGGTCATCTCTGGCCCAGTCTTGTCAATGCGCTTAAGACAGCTTCAACGGCCCTCCAAATTCACTGGATTGAGCAGATCCTGCTGTTGTGGGAGCCCCTGATCTGCCAAGGCGTGGCTAGTAGTGTCCTGAAATTGATGAATATCCGCGTTTGTGCGGGTGAGTTGCGCCTGCTGGAGTTGCTGGACGACCATGAGAATCCACTGGGGATAGCTAATCCCCAAGAGACTGAGCCAGCCAGTTTGCGCCGTTTGGGACAGGTCCTCAAGAGCCTCTTGCCGCTGTTGCATCCCGAGGCTGCCGCTGCGATCGCCCCAATGGTGCAGCGCCTCCAAACCCCAGAGGCTGATTTAGCCGAGAGTCAGGCCATCCTCCGGCAGGCGTGGCAGCACTACAGCCAGCAGCAGTCTTTGACAGTAGAGGCCATCGCCCTGACTGACCCCGGCTGGCGCGGCGGCGATAACGAAGACAGTTGCTATCCCCTAGCAACCGACCTTGCCGAATCACCACAGCCAGATTGGATTGCGGTCTGTGATGGTCTCGGTGGTCATGTGGGTGGGGAAGTAGCCAGCCAAACTGCGATCGCTGGTCTTAAACTCCAAGTCCCGCAGCTATTGGAGCATCGTCAAGCGCCCGAACGACCTGTGGAGAGCCTGGCTGAGCAACTGCGCATCAGCCTGCGGATCATTAACGATCTGATCGCCAGCCGCAACCAACAAGATGCAGAAGTCTTAGCCCGCATGGGGACAACCCTCGTTCTGGCTTTGAAAACACCAGGACCCCAGCCCGAGCTGACAATCGCCCACATTGGGGATAGCCGCGCCTATTGGTTGACTCCCCACCTGACAGAGCGACTCACCCTTGACCACGATGTCGCTACTCAGACAGTGACTCAGGGCTTTCTAGCCTATCGTTCGGCCCTGCGCTTAACGCAAGGGGCTGCCCTCTCCCAGGCGATGGGGGTGATGGCTTCGACGGGACTGCAGATCCCTGTTCAATCCTTTCGCGTCCTCGAGCCAGGCATTTTGCTGCTCTGCTCAGATGGTCTGAGTGACTACGGTCTGGTTGAGACCCTTGGCCATGTAGATGTGGGTGCTGTGCTCCGAGGGGAATTATCGTTGGCCGACTGGGGCCAGCGCTGGATCGATCGCGCCCGCCAGCTGACCGGACACGACAATATTTCAGTGGCAGCATTCTGTTGCCAACTGACGGAGGTCGCACCGAGCCTAATCAGTCCAGTTGTGTCGCCACCATTGGAGCTGCCACTCGCCACCGCCACCGTTCAGGAACCTAAGCCTGCGGACACAGTAGTAGCTCCTGAGATCGTGGATCGAGCGGTTGAACCTAGCTTCAATCTCTCTTGGCGAACTTGGCTGGGGGCGATAGCCCTTGCCATGCTTTTAGGTGCTGGCATTGGCTTGATTGTCCCGGCTCCAACGCAGCCAACTCCCAACCTAGGTGTTCCAGTCGGGCCCAGCGATCGTTAA
- a CDS encoding bluetail domain-containing putative surface protein, translating into MANLKITSAQQLYVAFYGRPADPAGQKFWDVIVQDNLSTLNYGAIAEAFGESVESFLRFSSLSAAEAVNTLFQTILNRDADPIGQDFYVKELESGRLSLANLAIAIVEGIEEGSRDAQTFLNKVLVADLFTRSLDSLEEIEAYDFSKNPIALPTVQALLAQVTGDDSSLPNALQVTAIAQQVVVSSGSPATAIAISEARSIVKGNDDNQLSSSEAFTLIGTNGNDLLTAGNGDDNLIGELGADTLTGGAGQDQFLYRAIADSQLSGFDQITDFQIGSDRLVGPNSVSATEISNVGTVSSLDPESLVAVLTPDRFMANGAATFQIEQRTFVAFNDDLAGFQAERDLLIEITGFQGDLTSLAIV; encoded by the coding sequence ATGGCTAATCTGAAGATTACTTCTGCTCAGCAGCTCTATGTTGCTTTTTATGGTCGGCCAGCAGATCCTGCAGGTCAAAAATTTTGGGATGTGATCGTTCAGGACAATCTCAGCACCCTTAACTACGGGGCGATCGCTGAAGCCTTTGGTGAGTCAGTAGAGTCTTTCTTGCGATTCAGCTCTTTGTCTGCCGCTGAGGCTGTCAATACGCTCTTCCAAACAATTCTGAACCGCGACGCTGATCCCATCGGTCAAGATTTCTATGTCAAAGAGTTGGAATCTGGCCGGCTCAGCTTAGCCAATTTAGCGATCGCGATTGTTGAGGGGATTGAAGAGGGCAGCCGAGATGCTCAGACTTTTCTCAATAAAGTTCTAGTGGCTGATCTATTCACCAGATCACTAGATAGCCTTGAGGAAATTGAAGCTTATGACTTCTCTAAAAACCCAATCGCTTTGCCAACCGTGCAAGCCTTGCTTGCTCAAGTGACTGGTGATGATTCGAGTTTGCCCAACGCTCTTCAAGTCACTGCGATCGCTCAGCAGGTTGTAGTGAGTTCCGGTTCCCCAGCTACCGCGATCGCGATCAGTGAAGCACGGTCTATCGTCAAGGGTAATGATGATAACCAGCTCAGTAGTAGCGAGGCTTTTACGCTGATCGGTACTAACGGCAACGATTTGCTAACTGCTGGAAATGGGGATGACAATCTAATTGGGGAACTCGGCGCGGATACATTGACTGGTGGAGCAGGGCAAGATCAGTTTCTCTACCGAGCGATCGCAGATTCACAACTATCAGGTTTTGATCAGATAACCGACTTTCAAATCGGCAGCGATCGCTTGGTTGGCCCTAATTCTGTCAGTGCGACAGAAATCAGTAACGTGGGTACAGTGAGCAGCCTCGACCCAGAGTCACTCGTGGCGGTGCTGACGCCTGATCGTTTCATGGCCAATGGTGCGGCAACCTTTCAAATCGAGCAGCGAACTTTTGTGGCTTTCAATGATGACTTAGCTGGGTTTCAAGCTGAGCGTGATCTCCTGATTGAAATCACCGGTTTTCAGGGCGACCTCACCAGTCTTGCCATTGTTTGA
- a CDS encoding TldD/PmbA family protein, which produces MVVAPPLSLTLAADLAAGDRQRFDSSWTPALAQLLGLGRAAGAGFVEFFLERVQYISCLVEEDAVTSLSPRLASGAGVRVFRGTTDCYVSTNDLSYEGLKRSLEQALGILGLQLPSAQSLVPPVNLEPLRDYGQLRQKDQWLSRCSSMAEMGDLLLSASDRLQRQAKHAQSRRAAYFRDWQEVLVAASDGTFARDIRLTQSVGYNLLCADGSYRASIGKRVGDTSNPDFLRSWDSEADAAEVAESAGQMLYADFVESGTYPVILANQFGGVIFHEACGHLLETTQIERGTTPFKDKKGEAIAHSSVTAWDEGLSPDAFGTLDMDDEGMPVQRTLLIENGILKNFIADRAGELRTGQPRTGSGRRSNYTYAAASRMRNTYIAPGPHRFEDLLGSIDRGIYCKKMGGGSVGATGQFNFAVDEAYLIENGRITKPLKGATLIGEATEIMQRISMCSNDLGLAPGFCGSVSGSVYVTVGQPHLKVDAITVGGR; this is translated from the coding sequence ATGGTTGTTGCACCGCCCCTTTCCCTAACGTTGGCTGCTGATCTGGCGGCCGGCGATCGCCAGCGTTTTGATAGCAGCTGGACGCCGGCACTGGCACAACTGCTAGGACTTGGACGGGCTGCCGGCGCAGGCTTTGTCGAGTTTTTCCTCGAGCGCGTTCAGTACATTAGCTGCCTAGTCGAAGAGGATGCAGTGACCAGCCTGTCACCACGGCTAGCGAGTGGTGCAGGGGTGCGGGTGTTTCGAGGTACCACGGATTGCTATGTCAGCACCAATGACTTGTCCTATGAGGGGCTGAAGCGATCGCTCGAACAAGCTTTAGGGATCCTCGGCCTGCAATTACCCAGTGCGCAATCCCTTGTCCCACCGGTCAATCTGGAACCGCTGCGCGACTATGGCCAACTGCGCCAAAAAGATCAGTGGCTAAGCCGCTGTAGCTCCATGGCGGAGATGGGTGATCTGTTGCTGTCCGCGAGCGATCGCCTGCAACGACAGGCGAAGCATGCGCAGTCTCGCCGGGCCGCCTATTTTCGTGACTGGCAAGAGGTGTTGGTTGCAGCCAGTGATGGGACCTTTGCGCGAGATATTCGCCTCACTCAATCCGTGGGCTACAACCTACTTTGTGCGGATGGCAGCTACCGTGCCTCGATTGGCAAACGGGTGGGAGACACGAGCAATCCTGACTTTTTGCGATCGTGGGATTCTGAAGCGGATGCCGCTGAAGTCGCAGAGTCGGCGGGCCAAATGCTCTACGCCGATTTTGTAGAGTCAGGCACCTATCCGGTGATTCTGGCAAACCAGTTTGGTGGCGTGATTTTCCACGAAGCCTGTGGACACTTGCTGGAAACCACGCAAATTGAGCGCGGTACCACCCCGTTCAAAGACAAGAAAGGAGAAGCGATCGCGCACAGCAGTGTCACAGCCTGGGATGAGGGCCTGTCGCCCGATGCCTTTGGCACCCTTGACATGGATGACGAAGGCATGCCGGTGCAGCGCACCTTGCTGATCGAAAATGGCATCCTCAAAAACTTCATCGCTGATCGCGCGGGGGAACTGCGGACAGGCCAACCCCGAACTGGCAGTGGTCGCCGGAGTAACTACACCTACGCAGCGGCTTCGCGGATGCGCAACACCTACATTGCCCCGGGACCTCATCGCTTTGAGGATCTCTTGGGATCAATCGATCGCGGCATCTACTGCAAGAAGATGGGTGGCGGTAGTGTTGGCGCAACGGGTCAGTTTAACTTTGCCGTTGATGAAGCTTATTTGATTGAGAATGGGCGCATCACAAAGCCGCTGAAGGGTGCAACTTTGATTGGTGAGGCAACCGAGATCATGCAGCGCATTTCCATGTGCTCGAACGATCTTGGTCTCGCACCGGGCTTCTGCGGCTCAGTCAGCGGCAGCGTCTACGTGACGGTGGGCCAGCCCCACCTCAAGGTTGATGCCATCACTGTGGGTGGCCGCTAG